In Fimbriimonadaceae bacterium, the genomic window GTCAGATCCTCAAGCTCATCGCCGGAGCCAAAACCACTCCGGTAGTGGATGGCAGCGGGCTGAAGCACACGCTGGAACGGCGGACGATCTACACGCTGCAGGAAACTGGCGTCATCGATTGGAAGCAGGAGCGAGCCTTGCTTGTTTCCGCAGTTGACCGCTACGGAATGGCGCAGGCTCTGGATGAGCTCTGTCCCAATGTCGTATTCGGTGATTTGCTCTTTGGCATCGGACTACCGTTTAGAATCCGCAGCTACAAGGGCGTGCGAGCAATCGGTGCAATCGCACTGCCGGTCGTAACCCGGTTACCGTTCAAGTGGTTTTATCCAACCGGTGAAAAGCAGGAAAAGCGCTCACCGAAGTTTTCGTGGGCTTTCGAAGAAGCCACCGTTATTTGCGGCGACTGGCATTACATTCGCCGCTACGCCCCGGAGCGTCTTCCCGACAAGACGATCATTACCCAAACGCTTCGAACGGCTGACCTCGAATGGCTGCGGTCCACCGGTGCGAAGCGGGCCATTACCACCACACCCGTTTTCGGTGGCGAAACCTTTGCCACCAATGTGATGGAGGGTGTACTGGTGGCGCTTTCTGGCAAGCGACCTGCCGAGATAACTCCGGAAGACTATACGGCATGGCTTGACAAGCTTGACTGGCGGCCAAACGTGATCCCTCTGTGCCGCGAAGAGGCGCTGGTTAGCGTCTAGTAAAATCGGAAACCTCCACGTGACGCCCTTCGCATTTGTTATCCATCCGTTTGAGCCAAAAGACGCGGCTAAAAAGTATCCGCTGCTCCGATATTTTCCGGATACGGTCATCGAACACTTTCTGCGATACAAGAAGCCGATGCTCGTGAGTGAAATCAAGGGAATCGTATCCAGCACGGGAGCCACGACCGAGGGCTGGTTCATCGGGTGTCCCTTAACCCCCGAGCAGATGACCCGCAAGGTTCCTACCGAAGAGGTCTACGACAAGATCGTGCAGTGCACGGAACTCGCCCATAGTCTGGGTGCGAAGCTGATAGGCCTCGGCGCCTTCACGAGCGTGGTTGGAGACGGAGGAATTACGGTCGCGAAGCGTTCGCCTATCCCGGTAACGACCGGAAACAGCTATACGGTCGCCACCGCCATCGAAGGGACGCTCCATGCCTGTGACCTGCTTGAGGTTGATCGACCGAGATCGACGCTGGCCGTCGTCGGCGCTACGGGATCTATTGGCAAGACGTGTGCGACTATTCTTGCCCCCCAATTTGAACATACGCTAGTTGTTGGTCGGGATCTCGCCCGGACCGAACAACTGGCGGCGACTCTCCCCCATGGCGAAGCGACAACGTCCCTCGACCGGCTCCGAGAGGCCGACGTCATTATCACGGTAACTTCGGCCGAGACCGCCGTTATTGAGCCAGAACACCTTCGGCAGGGGGCCATCATCTGTGATGTGGCCCGGCCGCGCGACGTTTCGGTCAGGGTGGCCAAGACTCGCAAAGACATCCTCATTATCGAGGGTGGAGTTGTTAAGGTGCCCGGCAATCCCGAGTTCGGAATTGACTTCGGCTTTCCTCGTGGTACCGCCTACGCCTGCATGAGCGAGACAATGATGCTCGCCTTGGAAGATCGAGCCGAGTGCTTCACCCTTGGCAAAGATGTAAGCGTCGAGCAGGTGGAGGAAACGCAGCGGCTGGCCGCAAAGCACGGGTTCGAACTTGCAGGCTTTCGGTCATTTGAACGCGAAGTCGGCGCAGATCAGATCGAATTCGTTCGTCAGGTTCGCCGTGACCGGCTTTCCGCCTACCCGGCATAAGTACAAAGGGCCCGTCCCACAAGTTGAGGGACGGGCCAGATTGTCGAAGACTTTAGGCTGCGTTCAGCGCAAGCTGGAGGTCCTTCTTCAGCAACGCGCGAGCGCGGAAGAGCCAACTCTTGATGGTTCCTTCGGGCTTGTTGAGCGCGACCGCGATTTCGCCCACTTCCATGTTTCGGAAGTGCCTCATCACCATAATCTCGCGGTATCGCATCGGCAATCGTGAGAATGCCTGTCGGATGACATCACGTCGCACGCGCTCCTCAGCCTCGGCGTGAACTGTCTGTCCGCCATCGGAAAGGGTGTTCTCGTGCCAATCGAGGTTCTCGCCGACCGACTTCCTGCGACGAATCTCGTCGACACAGCAGTTGGAGCAGATTCGCATCAACCACGGCCTTACCGGACGTCCAGCCTCGAAAAACCGGATCGCGCGGAAGCCCTTTACCATCGCATCTTGAACGGCGTCGTTGGCGTCGTCGACATTCCGCAGAAGTCGCATTGCCAACCTCATCATCAGGGGTCGATGTTCGTCGACCAATAACTCGAAGGCAACCTCTTCACCATCTTGCGCCCTCAGAACAAGATGGGTTTCCCAATCGGGCAACCTTTGGTTTTTCATCTCTCTCAGCTCCTATGAGCCTAGTTAAATTGTAGGGCCGTAGTCCTAGGACTCTGGGACCTTTGGCCCATCGAGGGAACATGGTCACGATTCAAAAAAGTCGACGTTTCAAGCATTAAGACCGTAAAGTCCGGCAACAACTTGCCAAACATCTCCAAGCAGGTATCCGTATGGCACTTCGGGCATCTTGGTGTGGCACGCTTCTTATCCTCCCTCTTCTCGCAATCGCGTGGTCGGGAAACCATGACCCTGGAGCGAGTACGCCCGTCACGCCAGTTCAGGCTTACTCAGCGACCGATGAGCAGGCCTTGCTCGCGTATCAGGAGCCTTTGAGAGCGGTTCGGAGATTGGCGCTGTGCAAACCGACTACCGGATACGAAGGATCTTCGATCCAATACACATCGGAAACCTATCGCGTCGCCAGCCAGTGGGTGACGGGACACCGAAATGGGCAACTCAAAGAGATTCCCCCTAATGACTACACCGACGCGTCAAACGTTGGCGTAAAGGACCACGTGCTCAATGCCAAGAGACTGATGGGTGATGCGCTGGTGAGGCTCGCCATCGATTGGACGAGGCGGGGAAATGCGGACACCGCGGCCGAGGCGGCTATGCTCGCAATTGAGGTGGGACAAGTCAACAAATATGCCGACTTCCCCAGCATGATGTCGACCTTTGGCTCCCAGTATCGAGCAGCAAAGCAGCTTAGCGAGATCGCCACCAAGCTCTCGCCGGCTTACAAAGCGAAACTCAGGAAGCGCCTGAACGCCCTGCAGTTCAAACCCGTAAGCGACTTGCTGGAGCGGAGCGAAATTCTCTATGCCCAGTTTTCGGCGGACCTGCCGACCCGGATCTCCCGTAACGATATCTCGCTGATCAATACGGCGAAGTCCATCGTGGACGGCGGCCGGCCAAGCTATAGCCGCATTGAGAAGATCCGAGATTTGGTTAGAGACTGCAATGGCGACGTGCCAATCCTGATTTGCGCTGCAAGAATCGGGTGGGAACGAGAGACGATGATGAAGGACGTCATCGCCGAAATTCAGAGCAGGCTCGTCAAATAGCTGCTGTGGCCTCCCGGTCCGTCTCTCCGATCGTTTTGATGCTCGCCTGAGCCGCCATTCGCTTGGCTATTTGGCGAAACGCCCGGGCTTGAGGAGATTCGGGCTGGGCAAGCAACGCAGGGACTCCCTGGTCACCGCTCCGGCTGATCGTAGGATCGAGTGGTATCGAACCCAGGAAGGGAGTGCTCAATTGGGTAGCAAGCTCTTCGCCAGTCGTTCCGGCAAAGATCCTTGACTCGGTTCCGCAACCCGGGCAGTGGTAGACCGCCATGTTCTCGATCACCCCAAGAATTGAGGTGTTCAGGCGCCGGAACAACCCAACCGACTTGCCTGCGATGTTAGCAGCGACTTGGTGGGGGGTCGTAACGATAACGACACCGGTCAGGGGAACCAGTTGAGCGAGGGACATCGGAGCGTCGCCTGTTCCCGGGGGGAGGTCGACCAGAAGATAATCAAGCTCGCCCCAGAGGACATCGGCCAAAAGCTGTTTGACCGTCCCAGCGACCATCGGACCGCGCCAAAGAACCGCCTGACCCTCTTCGAGCAAGAAGCCCAAGGACATCAGCTTCAGACCGTACCGCTCGATGGGTACCAGTTTGCTGTTGTCCGTGAACGGGCGCTCCTGGCTACAACCCATCATGAGGGGAATCGAAGGACCGTAGACGTCCGCATCCATGAGTCCCACTCGGGCTCCCTCTTCTGCTAGCGCAGCTGCGAGATTGACGCTTACCGTGCTCTTTCCCACACCGCCCTTTCCGCTCGCAATGGCAATGACCTGCTTGACACCTGGCAGCAAGGCTTCCTGGTTTTCCCGTCCCTTTCGTACTTGTGCCGTCATCGTGACCTCGACTTCGGAAACGCCGGGCAGGTCGAGAACGACCAGCCGACACTCCTCTTGAAGTCGCTCCTTCACCGGACAGGCAGGCGTCGTGAGCTCGACGTCGAAGGCAACGTTCGCACCCTCGATCCGCAGGTTCTTGACAAATCCGAGGGTTACAATATCGCGACCAAGATCTGGATCCTGAACCTGACGCAAGGCGCCGAGGACATCGGATTCGGTAGGGGGCATGCCCTTACTAAGGTACCCGAGGGCCCTTAAATCGGATCCACGATCCCGAGCGGCTTCATCGTCTTCCACTTGCCCCTGGTGAAGTCCGGCACGTCGATTGACTGAGAGCGATTCTTGACTGACCACTCGCTCAAGGGCCCGATGACGGACCAAGTCGCGCCGTCGTATACGTCTTGATCGAGCGGTTCCCCATTGCGGAGGCAATAGACGATTCGCCAGAGCATCAGGAAGTCCATTCCGCCGTGCCCGCCGTTCTTCTCGGCCAACGCGCCCATTTTCTTCCATAGCGGGTGCTCATATTTGTCGAAGATCGCCTTGAGATCTCCCGCCTCGGTCCATTCATGAGTGGATTTCGTTTCCCCCTCGATGACGCAGCGGTCGGGAAAGCCTCCCCAAACGCCCTTCGTGCCCTGCACCAGATTGAGGCGGTTGTAAGGACGCGGGAGCTGCTCATCCCACTGAACCATGATCGTGTTGCCCTTGACCGTTTTTGCTATCGACGTGTTGATGTCTCCGCAAACGAATTTCAGGCCACGACGGGAATGACCCTCTGGGAACTTGGCCCTTGCGTAAAGCTCTCGTACTCGAGCGGGAGAACTTACCGAGGACACGTAATCCAGGCGGTCGCCCCGGTTGATGTTCATGTAGTGAGCAACGGGACCGAGGCCGTGAGTCGGATAGAGGTTGCCGTTCCGCTTGGTGTATTCGAGGGTGCGCCACGAACCGGTGCCGTGTTCGATTTCGTGCATTTGGCCACGCAGGTCATGGATGTAGGCGGCCTCGCCATGCAGCAGCTCGCCAAACACGCCAAGCCGGCACATGTTCAGCACGAGGAGCTCTTCCCTGCCGTAGTTCACGTTCTCCATCATCATGCAGTGCTTCTGCGTGAGCTCGGCCGTGTTAACGAGATCCCAACATTCGTCCACCGTAGTGGCGGCGGGAACCTCGATGAACGCATGCTTTCCTGCCTTCATGGCATGGACGGCTTGACGCGCATGCCAATTCCAAGGAGTCGCGATTATCACGATATCGATGTCGTCGCGGTCCAGCATCTTGCGATAGTCGTAGTCACCGTTCGTAAACAAGGCTGGAGCGGGGCGCCCAGAGTCGGCCACACGCTTGGCACTCGCGTTTGCGCTCGGAAGGTGCGGGTCCGCGATTGCCTTGACCTCAACACCCTCGATCGACATCATTTGCGCAACATGGCCGGAGCCGCGCGCACCCACGCCGATGAACCCAACTCGGACACGGTCCAGCTTTGGCGCGATCAAGCCGGCAGCCGACCGCGCGCCCTTCGGAGCGGACTGGTTTAGGCGCGGCTTGCCGTCTTGCCCAAGGGCACCGGCAGCGATTGCGGCGGTGGCGGCGGTTGCGCCCGCCAAGAATTCACGGCGATTCAATTTGCGCGACATCACCGTAAGGATAGTCGATAGGACTGAAGCTACAGGAAACGGCTGGCAGCCTCCAGTACATCCTGGGGCGAAATAAGGCCCATGTCCGCAGCTCGTAGAACCGTAACCTGCTCGCCATAGGGTCGATAAACCGCCGGATCGGTCCGAGAAAAAAGGGACACGACCGGCGTTCCGGTGGCAGCCGCCATGTGGCCGGTACCGGTGTCGGCAGAAAGGTGCAAGGTGCTTGCCGCGACCGCCCCCAGCGTTTCGGTGATGCTCGTCCTCCCAACCCAATCTTCTGCGTTCGGAAGATCCAATGTCGGGTCGCCAGGACCGCCGAGCGAAACGACCCGAAATCCATCGGCGGCAAGAACCTCAGCGACATGTCTCCACGCTTCGATCGGGTAGCTCTTCCAGGGCCTTCCCGCACTGGTCGAGAGGGTAATCAGCCGAGTGACATCCCCAAAATTGCCGGGCAGGCGGCCCTGGGGCAGGTCCGGATGGCTCGGCAGATTGAAGGAACCGAAAGACTGGATCGCAGCTTGGTTGACGTCCACAACATGGGGGCTCGCTCCGATGCCATCGAAGATGGGATTTAGACGCCTGGCCCAAGGATCCGTCGCCCTCACGCCGAGCCGGCGTTTTGCTCCCGACAGTTTGAGACAGAGGGCTGTCTTGGAATGACCTTGAAAGTCCATCCCCCAATCGAATCCATAGCGGCGCAGTCCCGCATAGAAGCGAATCTGCTCCGACCATGTCGCTGGGTTCCATCGCCGACCCTTCCAGCGACCGCGATCGTAAAGATAGGCTTCTGACACGGAACGCCCCACATCGAGCAAAGGCGCGCACCGAGTTTCGACGGCCCAAACGATCTCGGCGCCCGGCATTGCGCGGTGGATGGCTGTCGCCGCCCAAGCGGTCATGATGCAGTCGCCAAATGCAGAAAACCGGACCAGCAGGACCCGTTCCGACGTCAAATGAGGCCCCGACGGATCGCGCTCTTCCAGCGATTGTGGAACCAGAGCCACTGCTCCGGATGCCTTCTGATGATGGCCTCAATGGCCCGATTAATCGCCCTCATCATCGGTTCGCCCGTTACCGTCCCTTGCTCGTCAGGTACTAACGGCGCCTCGACAATGATGTGGTATTGGCCTGGCGCCTTCCAAATGCACCAGCAGGGCACTACCGGCGACTCCGTCCGTTCGGCGATCACGCCCGGTCCGAGAACCGTTCCGCAAGGCTTCCCAAAAAACGGTATGAAGACTTCGTCGCTGTTCTGATCCGGCAAGATGCCGACGAGCTGGTTCTTGCGAAGCCGGTCGATGATGGGCCTTGCCGCATTGCCTCTCGGAATCACTTTCGTGCCGGTGGATTCGCGTAGCGTGTTGACGATCTCCGTTGTTCGACCTTGGTCCGCATCGCGAGCGACAACCGATAGCTCGTACCCCCGCGCCGTTAGAAAGGCTGCCAGTCGCTCCCAGTTGCCAAAATGACCGGTGATCAAGATGACTCCTTTGCCCTTGGCGAGGGCTTGGTCGAGGTGCTCCAGCCCCTCAAATGTCGTGGTGCTGGCGACATGGTCCCGATCGGAGTTGCGACCAGACAGGAAGTCGGCGAAGACCCGGCCGAAGTGGACGAAAACTCGTTTGGCGAGGGCGGTTCGCTCGGCATCCGTCATCTCCGGCATGGCGAGCGCGAGGTTGTGGATGGCGCGCATTCTGTGCTTCTTGCTCACGCGAAACAGCGTCGCACCGAGCCGTTCTCCCGCCTTCTCCGCCCGGATGGGATCCCTCCGTCCGAAAAATCGCCGGGCCCGGGCGAGTGCGCGCGACCCCAGCCGGTTTTCAAGTTGCTTGCGCCGCGATTTCATCGATTTTGCTGAGGAGGAACTGCTCCAGTGACGGATCTGAAAGAGTGGCCTGTTGTCGAACGACGACAATTTGCCAAGGGTCCAGATCGTCTCGCTCCCGAAGCTTGACCCAATCCTTGGCCGTAACGAGGATCGGCAGCGATGGATCGAAGCCATCGAAAAGGTTACCAACCCGAAGTGGATCGTGGTCTCGAAGCGCGAGACGGCGTACGATCGAGCCGGGCCGAATAACCTCCTCGACGGTCTGAATAAACCGTTCAGGATTCGCAATCGAGGTGAGGACTTGGACTTGACTTCCAACCGACTCGATGCTGGGATCCAGCGTGGTGTGAAGCGTCAGGACATCTTTGACATCTTCAACCCGATAGTCGGCACGCGACAGCCCAGTTCGCGGCTCACGATACGGTCCAATCGGAAAGCAGAATGGGTTCCTTCGGCGCCTCGGTTCGATGACGATCGAAACCTGCTTCGTTAGCGGAAGGTGCTGGAACCCATCGTCCATAACCAAGACCGAACCCGGAAACTGCTCGTGAACCAGCTGAGCCGCGAGGACCCGGTTGCGGCCAACAACCAGAGGGACGTCCGGCAAGGCATCGCGAATCAGAGCGGGCTCGTCACCCCAAACGTCGGCCCGCAATCGTCCGTCTGGAGCGATCGTGGCATCTGCGGCATGCCGACTTCCATACCCGGATGCACCAATGACAACCTCAAGGTTGCGCTCAGCCAGCCAGCCCGCAATGGCGATGGTCAGGGGCGTCTTACCCATCCCGCCGACCTGAAGGTTCCCGACGCATAAGATGGGCTGGTGTGGGGACGATGCTCTTTTGATGCCGGTTCGATAAAGGCCCTCATAGGCCCACCAACCGACCGCATACAAACCGGCCAAGGGTGACAAGAGGACGTGCAAAGCGGTCGTGCGGTCCCAGAATCCCATTGCCTGGATAAGGTCACCGGACCGCGAACAGCGCCGGCGTACCCCCCGTATGCCAGAAAACGACAGGACCTTCGATCTCTCGATTGCGTGCCATTTTGAGCAGACCATCAAACGCCTTGCCTGAATAAACTGGATCCAGGAAGATGCCCTCGGTGCGCGCCAGGTACTCGATCGCTGCCTGTCCGCCGTCGCTCGGCACACCATAACCCGGCCCGACGAAATCCTGTCGCAGCTCAAAGTCCGCTGCTTCCATCGGCTTTCCCATACCGAACGCTTCGCACATCTGACGGGACAGGCGTGCGTAATCCTCGGTGATTTCAGGCTCTGGGTCGCAACCGATCCCGACCAGGCGCACGTTGCTTTCCCGAAGCCCCAACGCCAATCCGACTTGGGTGCTGCCGCTGGAAGAGGCGGTGACGACGGTTCGCACATCCGGCTTTTGAACGAGAACCTCCTCGGCCGCACGATAGAAGCCCATTGCTCCCAGCGGCGAGCTTCCCCCTACCGGAATGACATACGGGCGTGCTCCCTTGTCACGGAATTCTTCCTCTATCGCGCGGACCTTGTCGAACAGGACGTCCCATTTATCATCACCGAAGACACGCAGTTCCACGCCAAGCCAGCCGTCCAACAGCACGTTTCCGGATTGCAGGTTCTCCGCTGACGGTTTCGGAGGCTGAGCGTGTTCGAAGGGGAGCTCCATGACGGCCGCGACGCAACGCACGCCCATCATGCTGCAGGCTGCTCCAAGTTGGCGAATGAAGTTGGATTGCATCGAGCCGCAGGTTATGACGACGTCCGCTTTTGACGTGCCGACGTCGGCCATTAGAAACTCGAGCTTGCGCGCCTTATTGCCGCCAAGCGCTAGACCGGTTAGGTCGTCGCGCTTTATCCAAGTGTCCAATCCTAGTTGCTCGGAAACCCGTGGAAGGCGGTGCAACGGCGTCGGCAGCAACGCGA contains:
- the sigW_1 gene encoding ECF RNA polymerase sigma factor SigW; translation: MKNQRLPDWETHLVLRAQDGEEVAFELLVDEHRPLMMRLAMRLLRNVDDANDAVQDAMVKGFRAIRFFEAGRPVRPWLMRICSNCCVDEIRRRKSVGENLDWHENTLSDGGQTVHAEAEERVRRDVIRQAFSRLPMRYREIMVMRHFRNMEVGEIAVALNKPEGTIKSWLFRARALLKKDLQLALNAA
- the pigE gene encoding Aminotransferase PigE; protein product: MTPFAFVIHPFEPKDAAKKYPLLRYFPDTVIEHFLRYKKPMLVSEIKGIVSSTGATTEGWFIGCPLTPEQMTRKVPTEEVYDKIVQCTELAHSLGAKLIGLGAFTSVVGDGGITVAKRSPIPVTTGNSYTVATAIEGTLHACDLLEVDRPRSTLAVVGATGSIGKTCATILAPQFEHTLVVGRDLARTEQLAATLPHGEATTSLDRLREADVIITVTSAETAVIEPEHLRQGAIICDVARPRDVSVRVAKTRKDILIIEGGVVKVPGNPEFGIDFGFPRGTAYACMSETMMLALEDRAECFTLGKDVSVEQVEETQRLAAKHGFELAGFRSFEREVGADQIEFVRQVRRDRLSAYPA
- the lpxM gene encoding Lipid A biosynthesis myristoyltransferase, with product MKSRRKQLENRLGSRALARARRFFGRRDPIRAEKAGERLGATLFRVSKKHRMRAIHNLALAMPEMTDAERTALAKRVFVHFGRVFADFLSGRNSDRDHVASTTTFEGLEHLDQALAKGKGVILITGHFGNWERLAAFLTARGYELSVVARDADQGRTTEIVNTLRESTGTKVIPRGNAARPIIDRLRKNQLVGILPDQNSDEVFIPFFGKPCGTVLGPGVIAERTESPVVPCWCIWKAPGQYHIIVEAPLVPDEQGTVTGEPMMRAINRAIEAIIRRHPEQWLWFHNRWKSAIRRGLI
- the rfaC gene encoding Lipopolysaccharide heptosyltransferase 1 — encoded protein: MTAWAATAIHRAMPGAEIVWAVETRCAPLLDVGRSVSEAYLYDRGRWKGRRWNPATWSEQIRFYAGLRRYGFDWGMDFQGHSKTALCLKLSGAKRRLGVRATDPWARRLNPIFDGIGASPHVVDVNQAAIQSFGSFNLPSHPDLPQGRLPGNFGDVTRLITLSTSAGRPWKSYPIEAWRHVAEVLAADGFRVVSLGGPGDPTLDLPNAEDWVGRTSITETLGAVAASTLHLSADTGTGHMAAATGTPVVSLFSRTDPAVYRPYGEQVTVLRAADMGLISPQDVLEAASRFL
- the apbC gene encoding Iron-sulfur cluster carrier protein; amino-acid sequence: MPPTESDVLGALRQVQDPDLGRDIVTLGFVKNLRIEGANVAFDVELTTPACPVKERLQEECRLVVLDLPGVSEVEVTMTAQVRKGRENQEALLPGVKQVIAIASGKGGVGKSTVSVNLAAALAEEGARVGLMDADVYGPSIPLMMGCSQERPFTDNSKLVPIERYGLKLMSLGFLLEEGQAVLWRGPMVAGTVKQLLADVLWGELDYLLVDLPPGTGDAPMSLAQLVPLTGVVIVTTPHQVAANIAGKSVGLFRRLNTSILGVIENMAVYHCPGCGTESRIFAGTTGEELATQLSTPFLGSIPLDPTISRSGDQGVPALLAQPESPQARAFRQIAKRMAAQASIKTIGETDREATAAI
- a CDS encoding Glycosyl hydrolase family 109 protein 1, with product MSRKLNRREFLAGATAATAAIAAGALGQDGKPRLNQSAPKGARSAAGLIAPKLDRVRVGFIGVGARGSGHVAQMMSIEGVEVKAIADPHLPSANASAKRVADSGRPAPALFTNGDYDYRKMLDRDDIDIVIIATPWNWHARQAVHAMKAGKHAFIEVPAATTVDECWDLVNTAELTQKHCMMMENVNYGREELLVLNMCRLGVFGELLHGEAAYIHDLRGQMHEIEHGTGSWRTLEYTKRNGNLYPTHGLGPVAHYMNINRGDRLDYVSSVSSPARVRELYARAKFPEGHSRRGLKFVCGDINTSIAKTVKGNTIMVQWDEQLPRPYNRLNLVQGTKGVWGGFPDRCVIEGETKSTHEWTEAGDLKAIFDKYEHPLWKKMGALAEKNGGHGGMDFLMLWRIVYCLRNGEPLDQDVYDGATWSVIGPLSEWSVKNRSQSIDVPDFTRGKWKTMKPLGIVDPI
- the dcyD gene encoding D-cysteine desulfhydrase, with amino-acid sequence MFVPDRIELALLPTPLHRLPRVSEQLGLDTWIKRDDLTGLALGGNKARKLEFLMADVGTSKADVVITCGSMQSNFIRQLGAACSMMGVRCVAAVMELPFEHAQPPKPSAENLQSGNVLLDGWLGVELRVFGDDKWDVLFDKVRAIEEEFRDKGARPYVIPVGGSSPLGAMGFYRAAEEVLVQKPDVRTVVTASSSGSTQVGLALGLRESNVRLVGIGCDPEPEITEDYARLSRQMCEAFGMGKPMEAADFELRQDFVGPGYGVPSDGGQAAIEYLARTEGIFLDPVYSGKAFDGLLKMARNREIEGPVVFWHTGGTPALFAVR